A window of Ptychodera flava strain L36383 chromosome 1, AS_Pfla_20210202, whole genome shotgun sequence contains these coding sequences:
- the LOC139143290 gene encoding uncharacterized protein, whose translation MLSHGLFQFKTSMECIAAVSCEWCNKDIYEDKPFCYDLIYSCKPAKDAETSSPGVITGVVIAVVLVVVIVIVIIVALLIKLRNISRSVPRDDNIPVAYRTNTFSPAPSAPSAPSFNPAAPFGSAHRMQPEPTYQNPYEFKRDSLDPGLGDINPRD comes from the exons ATGCTATCCCACGGACTGTTTCAATTCAAGACAAGCAT GGAATGTATAGCTGCAGTTAGTTGTGAGTGGTGTAACAAGGACATCTACGAGGATAAGCCATTCTGTTATGATCTCATCTACTCCTGCAAGC CTGCTAAAGACGCGGAAACGTCGTCACCGGGTGTCATCACTGGCGTCGTCATAGCCGTAGTCCTTGTTGTTGTCATAGTGATAGTCATCATCGTCGCGTTGTTGATCAAGCTGAGAAATATCAGCAGATCTGTACCTCGAGACGACAACATACCCGTGGCCTACAGGACAAATACTTTTTCACCAGCTCCGTCAGCGCCCTCTGCGCCGAGCTTCAACCCGGCTGCTCCTTTCGGGAGCGCGCATCGTATGCAACCCGAGCCGACGTACCAGAACCCATATGAATTTAAAAGAGACAGCTTAGATCCGGGCCTGGGAGACATCAATCCCAGGGATTGA
- the LOC139143289 gene encoding VWFA and cache domain-containing protein 1-like, with protein sequence MLSKEAFLDPDEYLISEETENRVNAYTKYMNGESEQNKYFKAGVRDMVVATAKADEIWSTTVDVEEHTAFVYIGTENGVFRNYPGVRLNKSYDHTVRPW encoded by the exons ATGTTGAGCAAGGAAGCTTTCCTGGACCCCGATGAATATTTAATAAGCGAGGAGACCGAGAATCGGGTAAATGCTTACACGAAGTATATGAACGGTGAAAGTGAACAGAATAAATATTTCAAG GCTGGTGTTCGTGATATGGTGGTAGCCACCGCTAAAGCTGACGAGATATGGTCAACCACAGTGGACGTAGAGGAACACACCGCTTTCGTCTATATAGGCACTGAGAACGGCGTCTTCAGAAATTATCCCGGCGTGAGACTCAACAAAAGTTACGACCACACCGTTAGACCTTGGtag